A window of Actinomycetota bacterium genomic DNA:
AGGCGGCCGTGGCCGCAGGCGTCGAGATCGTGACCGGGGACACCAAGGTGGTCAACAAGGGGGCGGGCGACGGGGTGTACATCAACACCGCGGGCGTCGGCCTGATCCCCGAGGGCGTACGCCTCGACCCGTCGCTGGTCCAGCCCGGGGACAAGGTCCTGGTGTCGGGCAAGATCGGCGACCACGGGGTGGCCGTTCTCATCGCCCGTGGCGACCTGGCCCTGGAGGCCGACATCCCCTCGGACACCGCTCCCCTCAACGGCCTGGTCGAGACCCTGCTGGCGGCTGCGCCCAACACCCGGTTCCTGCGCGACCCGACCCGGGGGGGCGTGGCCACCGTCTGCAACGAGCTGGCCCGGGCCGCCGAGGTGTCGGTCGTGCTCCAGGAGTCGGCCATCCCCGTGCGCAACATCGTCAACGGGGCGTGCGAGATCCTGGGCATCGACCCCCTCTACGTGGCCAACGAAGGCCGCCTGGTGGCCGTCGTGCCGCCCGGGGAGGCCGACGCCGCGCTGGCCGCCATGCGCGCCCACCCGGTGGGGGCCGACGCCGCGGTCATCGGCGAGATCCGCGACGACCCGCCCGGCATCGTGATCCTCAACACCCACTTCGGGGGCAACCGCATCGTGGACATGCTGGTGGGCGACCCCCTGCCCCGCATCTGCTGACGTCCCGCCGGTTCCGCGTCACCGGCACCGTCCAAGGCGTCGGGTTCCGCCCCTTCGTCTACCGCCTGGCCATCGAGCTCGGCCTTGTCGGCGAGGTCTCCAACGACAGCCTGGGCGTACTGATCGAGGCCTCCGGGCCGCCCGAGGCCCTCGACGCGCTGGCCCGGCGGATCGTGGCCGAGGCTCCCCCGCTGGCCCTCGTCGAGTCACTGGAAGCCACTGACGTCGCCGGTGTGGGCACCGGGCCCGGGTTCCGCATCGTCGACAGCCGGTCCGGGGGGGCACCCGCGGTGGCCGTGCCCGCCGACGTGGCGACGTGCGACGACTGCCTGGCCGAGATGGCCGACCCGGCCGACCGCCGCTACCGCTACCCGTTCGTCAACTGCACGAACTGCGGGCCCCGCTACACGATCATCGAGTCCATCCCCTACGACCGGGCGGCGACCACCATGGCGCCCTTCGCCATGTGCGCCGACTGCCGCCGGGAGTACGAGGACCCGGCCGACCGGCGGTTCCACGCCGAACCGGTGGCCTGCCCGGCGTGCGGGCCCCACCTCTCCTACGGCGACCTCCACGGCGACCAGGCCCTGGCCGGGGCGGCCGCCGACCTGGTCGCGGGCCGGGTGCTGGCCGTGAAGGGACTGGGCGGCTACCACCTGGCGTGCGACGCCACCAGCGAGCGGGCCGTGGCCGACCTGCGCACGCGCAAGGCCCGCGACGACAAGCCCTTCGCCGTCATGGTCCCCGACCTGGAGGCCGCCCGCGCCCTGTGCCAGCTATCGCCGGCAGCCGCGCAAACCTTGGCTTCGGTGAGGCGCCCGATCGTGCTCGCCCCCCGGCGCCCGGGTGCGGCCGTGGCCGCCGGGGTGGCACCCGGCCTACCCGAGCTGGGCCTGATGCTGCCCTACACGCCCCTGCACCACCTGCTGCTGGCCCAGGTGGGGCGGCCCCTGGTCATGACCAGCGGCAACCTGTCCGACGAGCCCATCGCCCACGAGGATCCCGACGCTCGCGAGCGCCTCGGTCCGCTGGTCGACGGGGCCCTCACCCACGACCGGGCCATCCACATCCGCTGCGACGACTCGGTCGTACGAGACGTGCCCATGGGTCCCGAGGGCCCCGCTGGTGAGCCCGAGGGCTTCGTGCAGATGGTCCGGCGCTCGAGGGGCTACGCCCCCGAGCCCGTACGCCTGCGCCAGGCCACGTCCCGCCACGTCCTGGCCGTGGGGGCGGAGCTGAAGAACACGGTAGCCGTGGCCAAGGGCGACAACGTGGTGGCCAGCCATCACATCGGCGACCTCGAGCACCTGGCCGCCTACCGGTCGTTCCTCCAGGCCGTCGGCCACCTGTGCCACCTGACGGGCGTGACCCCCGAGGTCGTGGCCCACGACCTGCACCCCGAATACCTCTCGACCAAGTTCGCCACCGACCTCGACGACGTGGCCCTGCTGGGGGTGCAGCACCACCACGCCCACATCGCCGCCTGCCTGGCCGAGCACGGCCGTGCCCCGGGGGAGCCCGTGCTCGGGGTGGCCTTCGACGGGCTGGGCATGGGCACCGACGGCACCATCTGGGGCGGCGAGCTCCTGGTGGCCGACCTGCGGGGTTTCCAGCGGGTGGGCCACCTCGAGCCGGTGCCCCTGGTGAGCGGCAACCTGGCGGTGCGCGAGCCGTGGCGCATGGCCACCGTGTGGGCCGACCACGCCCTGGGTCGCGACGAGGCCGAGCGGTTCGGCCGGGCCGTCGACGACCGCTGGCGGGCCGTCCTGGCCCTGGCCGAGAAACCCGACGCCTTGCTCACGACCAGCGCGGGCCGGCTGTTCGACGCGGTGGCCGCCCTGCTGGGCCTCCACCCCCGGGTGACCTACGAGGCCCAGGCGGCCATCGCCCTCGAAGCGCTGGCCACGACGGTGCCCGTGGCCGAGGCACCGGCGGGTTGGCCGGTCGAGGTGCACGACGGCGACCTGGTGCGCATCGACCCCTCCCCCCTGCTGGCCCGGGTCGTGGCCGAGCGCGACCGGGGGACGGCGCTCCCGCTCATCGCCGCCGGCTTCCACCGGGCCCTGGGGGAAGCGGTGGTGGCCGCCTGTACCCGGCTGAGCAGGGCCCACGGGCTGGGCACCGTCGCCCTGTCGGGCGGCGTGTTCCAGAACGCCCGCCTGACCGCCGTCGTGGCCGGCGGGCTCACCGAAGCCGGGCTCACCCCCCTCGTCCATCGCCGCCTGCCCCCCAACGACGGCGGCGTCAGCGTGGGCCAGGCCGCCATCGCCGCCGCCTCGACCTGAAGCCCCCTGGCCTGGTCAGGTCAGGGCCGGCCGTGGACCTCGGTGACCGCTCCGTCGGCGCCGGTCACCCGCAGGACGGGGCCGGCGGGGGTGGCGGCCGAGGCGAACGTCAAGCCCAGCACCTCGCAGCGCAGTGGCCCGGTGACCAGGGAGGCGCCCTCGAGGACGAACATCTCGGCAACGCACGTGGCCGGGTCGACGACCAGGACCTCATCCACGCCCATCTCGGCGTAGAAGCCGAACTTGTCGTAGGTCTCGTCGCCAGGTGAGCGGACCTCGACCACCAGCTCGGCCCGGCCCTCGATCCCCCGCTCGGTGGCGTGCTCGCGCCGGTAGGCGGCCAAGTCGGGGATGCGGTGGTCGGGGCGGCCCACCCCGGGCCGGTAGAGCTCGGTCCCGTGGGAGAAAGTCAGGCCCCGGCCCTCGGCCGCCGGGCCCAGCACTGCCGCCAGCCTGGTCGTGAACCGCTGGTGGGGCCCGCTCGGTGCCGGCACCATATGGAGCACCCCGTCCCACATCTCGTCCCAGCGGTCGGCGCCTGTGCGCCGCCGCTCTTCTAGGAGGTCAGGTGGGACCATGACCATCACTGCTCTCACCTACATGAGAATACACGAAAGCAGACGCACCGGGCGGGCCAATGGCACCGCCCGGTGCGCCGGAACCGCAGGCCGGGGCTAGCCCCAGCCCCCGCCGCCGGCCGACTCGGTGCCGACGAGGCGTACCACCAGCTTGACCTCGGGCTTGATCTGCAGGTTGATCACCGGGACCTTGAACGGCTGGACCCCGAAGTCGCGGATGTCGAAGGTGTGCTCGGCCTCGACCTGCAGGCGGCCGCCGTTGAGCGACGCCTGGACCTCCTCGACGAAGTCCTGGCTCACTCCGTGGAAGGTGAAGGCCCCGGCTACCTTGAAGCTGTCGGGGCCGCCCTCCACGCTGCGCAGCTCGTAGCGCACGTTGGGGTACTTCTTGGCGTCGATCTGCTTGCGCAGCGCCATGTCCTCGAGCTTCTTGCCCGTGCCGAGTTGGTCGACGTCGGCCTCGATCCAGGCGGATGCGCCAGGGCCCGGAGCCAGCTTGCCGTCGACCACGTCGACATTGGCCTCACCGCGGAGATTTCTGATCTCCCCGTGGATCGGATGCACGCTCGAATCGGCATTCAGCTCCACGACGCTTTCGGACGTCCACGTGAACTTGGCCACTCGTCGATCACCCCCTATTAGGCGGCACTCTGCCGCGGGATGGTGATCTTATAAGGCGCGAAAGCGGGGCCGGCCTCAGCCCCCGCTGAGGGGGTACCAGGAGCGCTTGAACGACGAGCCCTGGTGGGGCCTCCCATAGTGGCGCTTGAGCTGCTGGTAGACGAGGGCATCGCCCTGCCAGATCGGGTGCGAGGGCAAGTCGGCGTCGGTGTCCGACGGGGCCGGCCCCAGCTTGCTCTCGATCTTGCGGACGGCGTCGTCGGGCGACGCCGCGTCGGGCACCTCGGCGTGGAGCAGGTCGTAGGACGGGGCCAGCGCGGCGAACAGCTCGGCGGCCGCCATCTGCTCGAGCTCCTGGCGGCTGGGGCCGTCCTCGCTGAGGCTCAGGACCCAGTCCTTGTCCTCGGCCATCGGTCCTCCCGAGCTCCGGGGAGCCCGCGCCCGCGCCTCTTTGGGGGCTTTGGGGGCCTTCTCCTTCTTGCGCCGCTTGCCGCTCTCGGGCTGGACCGGGGCCGCCTGGGCCTGGGCCTGCTCAGGCGGGGGTGAACTGGGCGGGGGCATCGCCGGTGGGGACGTCGTCGGTGGGGACATCGTGGTCGTGCCACCGCCCCCTTGCGCCGCCATCTCGGCCCATGCTTGTTCTTCGTCGGCCATCGTGACCTACCCGTGCTGCTCTGCCCAGGCCCGGCGGAACCCGCTCGAGCCCGGCTGCGTACCGGCTGCTTCCTCGTCGTCGTCGACATCCTGCAGTTGCAGGGTCATCTTGGCGATCCGAGGGTCGACGATCATGTCCTCGGGCTCGAGGCCCCAGGCCAGGAGCTGCTTGGCCGCCTGGTCGATGGCCATGACGTCGTTGAGGATGATGCCCACGTACTTGGGGACGGGCTCGACCTGCTTGCAGATGGACTTCACGCCCACGATCACCGTGCCCAGGGTGAAGGTGACCCGGTTGAGGGTCCAGGCGACGGCGATCAGGTAGAGGGCGATGATCGCCACCGCTACCGCGATCCCGATGAAGAGGACGATCGACGCTACAGACAACCTGAGTTCCCCCTTGTTCCCATGACCTGAGTTCTCATGACTTGCTTGTGATGCCGGACGACGGCGCCGGGCCGGTCAGTCCTCCTCGACGGGCAGGAGGCGGGCCAAGGCGAGGCCGTAGCGCGTGACGTTGAGCCGGGCCGTGCCCGACAGCTCGCACGTGCGGATCAGGTTGGGCACGCAGTCGAGCGTGCCCGTCAGGAGCACGCCGTGCTCCAAGATGTCCTGAACGTAGGCGTCGATCTCCTTGATGGGCCGCCAGACCTTGTTGAGGAAGTACACAACGGCCGGGGCCACGACCCCGATGAGCAGGATGTTTCCGATCCACCACCAGACCACGCGTCGGCTCCTAGAGAGAGAACGGTCGGTTCCAAAACTGACGTGGCGATAGTAGGCCACCAAACGGGCATGGCGATAGTGTCACAGACATCTAGTTGTTGCTTAATATGCGACGTCGCTTTATGCCTATGACTTCTATCTGTTCAGCACACTTAGATGTGCCGGAGCAGAAAAGGGTCAGCGCGACAGGATGATCTTGTCGCAGACCGAGCAGTAGAAGTCGGTCGTGGTGAGCGCCTCGCGCCACTCCGCGGGCAGCCACTGGATGCTCTTGCAGCTCCGGCAGAAGATCTTGCCGGTGTGCACGGCCTCGCCCGCCCCCGCCATTATCGAAGGGCCGTTGCGCACCTTGGGCTTGGGGCGGGACCGGGCCTGGCCGTTGACCATGGCCCGCTCGCGGGCCTCGCGCTCCTGCTTGGCCTTGGCCTCGGCCCGCGCCCGCTCGCGCACCACGTCCTGCCAGGCCGGTTGCGCCCGGGCCCGGGCCATGCGCTCGGCCGCCGCCCGCTCGTCGGCCACGATGTTGTAGGTGACCTCGTCCTTGCGGCCCCGCTTGGCCAGGTCGTAGGCCTTGTTGAGCTGGGCCATCCGGCGCTGGGCCTCGTCCTTGACCGGGTCGGGAGCGTCGACGAACCGGTCGGGGTGGAAGATGTAGGCCAGCGTGCGGTACGCGGTGGTGATCTCGGCGCGGGTGGCCCGCTGGGGGACCCCAAGGACCTCCCAGGGCTTCATCGGGCGGCCCCCTCAGGACCGCTACCCACCTCGGACGACTGCTCGGTGACGCGCAACTCCCTGTCCTCCACTCAAACCCTGCACCGCCCCGGCAGGACCACTAGAACCTATCCGTCGCCGGCACCGCACCGAGATGCCCCCCGTCCCGCCCGCCGCGGCCCGTCAGCGAGGGGCCGGAGCCTCGATGGGGCACAGGCAACCTTCGATGTACATGTCGCAGCCGCTGCACGTGATCCGGCCGTGCTTTGCGTCGATGTAGACCCCACGGTTGCACATGGCGCACCGGCTCTGAGAGATGATGCCATCAGCTTGGGTCTTCTCCATGGCGCCAGTATCTCACCGTCGCGGCGAGCCGTCCCAGCGAAGCCCCGGGTGTGGGCCCGGGGGGACCTGGGAACACCCCAGCTATGAACGAGTCACTGGTCCTCTACCTGCTGGGTCTGGCGCTGTTCGGCCTCATCGTGGGGGCCATCGCCCGCCTCCTGGTCCCCGGCCCGAGCCCCATGGGCCTGCTGGGGACGATGGCCGCGGGCGTGGCCGGTGCCTTCCTCGGAGGGTTCGTGGGCAAGCTCCTGTGGGGCGAGGGCTACACGCCGGGCTGGATCATGTCGGTCCTGGGCGCCATGGTCGTCGTCTGGGCCCTCACCCGCCGCCGGGTCTACGGCTGATCCCTGCCCGCCCTGGCCGGGGGGGCCGTAGCCTGGCTCCGTGGCTTCGCTCGACCGGTTCTCGCCCGTGGCCCGGGCGTGGTTCGAGGCGACGTTCGAGGCCCCCACCCCGGCCCAGGAGCAGGGCTGGGACGCCATCAGCCGGGGTGAGCACACCCTGGTGCTGGCGCCCACCGGCTCGGGCAAGACCCTGGCCGCCTTCCTGTGGGCCCTTGACCGGCTGGCCACGACGGCGGGCACCGCCGGGCGCTGCCGGGTGCTGTACATCTCCCCGCTCAAGGCCCTGACCTACGACGTTGAGCGCAACCTGCGGGCCCCGCTGGCGGGCATGGCCGTCGAAGCCGGCCGTAGGGGGCTGGCCGTGCCGGCCGTGAAGGTGGCCACCCGCACCGGTGACACACCGGCGGCCGACCGGCGCGACATCGCCCGCCACCCGCCCGACATCCTCATCACCACGCCCGAGTCGTTGTACCTCATGCTCACGTCCGCGGCCCGCGAGGTGCTGGCCGGGGTCGAGCACGTGATCGTCGACGAGATCCATTCGGTGGCCGGGACCAAGCGGGGTGCCCACCTGGCCCTGTCCCTGGAACGGCTGGAGCGCCTCGTCTCCCTGGCCGCCCACCCCGCCCCCCAGCGCATCGGCCTGTCGGCCACCCAGCGCCCCCTGGACGAGATCGCCCGCTTCCTGGGGGGCCGCGATGGCACCGGTACCCGGCGGCCGGTCACCGTGGTCGACGCCGGGGCCCGCAAGACCCTCGACCTGCGGGTCATCGTGCCCGTCGAGGACATGGCCGAGCTGGGCCGGCCCGTGGGCACAGGCGAGCTGGGCCGGCCCGTGGGCACCGGCGGAACGGGCGGAACCGGCGGTGGCGGCCACGAGGCCCTGCTGTCGGGGCCGGCGGCCGGCGACCCCGAAGTGCGCCACTCCTTCTGGCCGGCCGTTCACCCCGTGCTGTTGGAGCTGATCCGGTCCCACCGCTCGACGCTGGTCTTCGTCAACTCCCGGCGGCTGGCCGAACGGCTGGCCAACCGGCTCAACGAGCTGGCCGGAGAAGACCTCGTGCGGGCGCACCACGGGTCGGTGGCACGCGAGCAACGGCTGGAGATCGAGGACGCCCTCAAGGCGGGCAAGCTGCCGGCCCTGGTGGCCACCAGCTCCCTGGAGCTGGGCATCGACATGGGTGCCATCGACCTGGTCGTGCAGGTGGAGTCGCCCACCTCGGTGGCCAGCGGGCTCCAGCGGGTGGGCCGGGCCGGCCACCAGGTGGGCCAGGCGTCCCGGGGCCGCATCTTCCCCAAGTTCCGGGGCGACCTGGTCGAGGCGGCCGTGGTCGTCCAGCGCATGAAGGCCGGGCTCATCGAGCAGACCCGGGTGCCCCGCAACCCCGTGGACGTGCTGGCCCAGCAGATCGTGGCCATGGTGGCCATGGACGACATGACCGTCGACGAGGTGGCCGCGGTGGTGGCCGGGGCCGAACCGTTCGCCGAGTGCACCCGCCCCGTGCTCGAGGGGGTCCTCGACATGCTGGCCGGCCGCTACCCGTCGGACGAGTTCGCCGAGCTGAGGCCCCGCCTCGTATGGGACCGGGTCGAAGGCACGCTGCGGGCCCGCCGGGGGGCGCGGATGCTGGCCGTGGTCTCGGGCGGCACGATCCCCGACCGGGGCCTGTTCGGGGTGTTCACGGCGGCCGCCGCCGGGAGCGGGGGCTCGGCCCTGGGCCGCGTGGGCGAGGTCGACGAGGAGTTCGTCTACGAGAGCCGGCCCGGGGAGACGTTCGTCCTGGGGGCGACCACGTGGCGCATCGAGGACATCACCCGCGACCGGGTGGTGGTGACCCCGGCCCCGGGCGAACCCGGCAAGATGCCCTTCTGGCACGGGGACCGGGTGGGGCGGCCGGCCGAGCTGGGGCGGGCCATCGGGGCCTTCCTGGGCGAGGTGGGCACGTGGACCGACGAACGGCTGGCCGAGGAGTGCTCGCTCGACCCCCTGGCCGTGCGCAACCTGCGCTCCTACCTGGCCGACGAGGTGGCCGTCACCGGCGCCCTGCCCACCGACCGCCAGATCGTGGTGGAGCGTTTCCGGGACGAGCTCGGCGACTGGCGGGTGTGCGTGCTGTCACCGCTGGGCGGGCGCGTCCACGCCCCGTGGGCGCTGGCCGTGGAAGCCAAGGTCCGCTCCCGGTTGGGCGTCGAGGTCCAGACGATGTGGAGCGACGACGGCCTGGTGGTCCGCCTCCCGGAGGCCGACGAGGCCCCGCCGGTGGAGTCGGTCCTGCTCGACCCCGAGGAGGTCGAGGAGCTCGTGGTGGCCGAGCTGGCGGGCTCGGCCCTGTTCGCCACCCGCTTCCGGGAGAACGCCGCCCGCGCCCTGCTGCTGCCCCGGCGCCGACCGGGCTCCCGCACGCCCCTGTGGCAGCAGCGCCAGCGGGCCGCCGACCTGCTGGCCGTGGCCTCGCGCCACGGGACGTTCCCCATCCTGCTCGAGACCTACCGCGAGTGCCTGCGGGACGTGTTCGACCTGCCCGCCCTGGTCGAGCTCATGGGGTCGGTCCGCCAGCGCACCACCCGGGTCGTCTCGGTCGACACCCTGCGTCCGTCCCCCTTCGCCCAGTCGCTGGCCTTCGCCTACGTGGCTTCGTTCCTCTACGAAGGCGACGCCCCCATCGCCGAGCGCCGGGCCCAGGCCCTCACCCTCGACCGGGGCCTGCTGGCCGAGCTGCTGGGCTCGGAGGACCTGCGGGAGCTGATCTCCCCCGAAGCCCTGGCCGGGCTGGAGGCCGACCTCCAGCACATCGACGAGGACCGGTGGGCGGCCGACGCCGACGCGGCCCACGACCTGCTGCGCCGCCTCGGCGACCTCACGCCGGGCGAGCTCCGGGCCCGGTCGGTGGCCGACTTCGCACCCGCCCTGGTGGCCGAGCGGCGGGCCGCCGAGGTCCGCATCGCGGGCGAGGCCCGCCTCATCGCCGCCGAAGACGCCGGCCGCTATCGCGACGGCCTGGGCGTCCAGCCCCCGGCCGGGCTGCCCGACGCCTTCCTCGTACCCGTCGAGGACCCCCTGGGCACGCTCCTGGCCCGCTGGGCCCGGGGCCGGGGCCCGTTCGTGACGGCCGAACCGGCGGCCCGCTATGGCCTGCCGGCGGCCGCCGTCGAACCCGTCCTGCGGGAACGGGCCGACCGCGGCTTGCTCCTGCGGGGGGAGTTCCGGCCCGGCGGCACGGCCCGGGAGTGGTGCGACCCCGAAGTGCTGCGGCGGCTGCGCCAGCGCTCGCTGGCCGCCCTGCGCCGGGAGGTGGAGCCCGTCGAGGCCGAGGCCCTGGCCCGGTTCCTGCCTTCCTGGCACGGCGTCGGCAGCCAGGCGCGCGGCCTCGACCGCCTCGTCGAGGTGGTGGCCCAGCTCCAGGGGGTGGCCATCCCCGCGTCGGTGCTCGAACGCGACGTGCTGGCCTCCCGGGTGCACGACTACTCCCCCCGGTGGCTCGACGAACTGGCGGCCGCCGGCCAGGTCGTGTGGCTGGGGGCGGGACCGCTGGGGCGCGACGACGGCAAGGTGATCGTGCTGCTGCGGGACGAGGCCGCCGCCCTGCGCCCACCGCTGCCGGCCGACGAGGACCGGCCCGCGGGCCCCGAGCACGACCGGCTCCGGGCGGTCTTGGCCCGCCGCGGAGCCTGCTTCTTCGGCGACCTGCGGGGAACCGACGAGCGCCAGACCCTCGACGCCCTGTGGGACCTGGTGTGGGCCGGCGAGGTGACCAACGACTCGTTCGCCGCCCTGCGGGCGTTCACCGGCTCGGGCGGCCGGCACGGGGGTGGGAGCGGGGCCCGCGGGGCGGGGGCCCGGCGGGGGCGCCCCAACCTCGGGTCGCTCACCGTGCTCGGCCCCCCCACCGCTCAGGGCCGGTGGTCGCTGGTCGACGCCGACCTGGGCGCCTGGTCGGGGGGGTCAGCCTCCGACGGCGGGAGCGGGGTGTCGGCCACCGAGCGCAGCCGGGCGCTGGCCGCTGTCCTGCTCGAACGCCACGGCGTGCTCACCCGCGAAGCCGTCCGGGGCGAGGGCCACGCGGGCGGGTACGCGTCCGTCTACTCCGTTCTGCGGGCCTTGGAGGAGGCCGGCCGGGCCCGCCGGGGCTACTTCGTGGCCGGTCTGGGCGGTGCCCAGTTCGCCCTGCCCGGGGCCGTCGACCGCCTGCGGGAGCGCCCCCCCTCGGGGCCCCCGGCGGCCGTCGTGCTGGCGGCCACCGACCCGGCCAACCCCTTCGGCGTCGCCCTCCCCTGGCCCGCCCCCGCCACCACCGACACCGCGGTGGCCGGTCCCGGTGACGGTCCGGCGGGTGCGGGCCGGCCCGTCGCCCGCCGGGTGGCCGGCGCCTACGTCGTGCTGATGGGTGGCCGGCCGTCGCTCTACCTGGAGCGCGGGGGCCGCTCGCTGGTCGCCTTGCGGGCCTTCGACGGCTCGTGGGAGCAGGCCGCGGTCGACGCCCTGGGCACGCTGGTGGAGGGTGGCCGGGCCAAGCGCCTGGCCCTCCAGCGCTTCGACCCGGCCCTCGAACCGGCACTGCGGGCCGCCGGCTTCGTGCCCTCGCCCAAGGGCCTGGTGCGCTACGGGTGACGGCCCTTGCCTGAGGGCGACACGATCTTCCGCAGTGCCGCCACCCTCCGGCGCTGGCTGGCGGGGCGGGCCGTCACCGAGGCCACGACCACTGTCGAGGGCTTCCCGGCAGCCCGGCTGGTTGGCCAGCGGGTCGAGGCCGTCGAGGCCCAGGGCAAGCACCTGCTGGTGCGCCTGGGCTCGGGGCAGGTGCTGCACACCCACATGAAGATGACCGGTTCGTGGCACGTCTACCGTTCCGGCGAACGCTGGCGGCGACCCCGCTCCGAGGCCCGCCTGACGGTGACGTGCGGCGACCGGGTGGCCGTCTGCTTCAACGCCCCCGTCGTCGAGCTCCTGCGGCCCGGCGCCGAACGGGTACATCGCGCCCTCGCCGGCCTCGGCCCCGACATCCTGGCCGTCCCCCTCGCCGTCGACGAGATCCGCGATCGGGCGCGGGCAGGCGCCCCGGGCGTAGCGCTGGGCGAGTTGCTCCTCGACCAGACGGTCGCCGCCGGGATCGGCAACATCTGGCGCTGCGAGTCGCTGTTCGCCGAGCGCCATAACCCGTGGACGCCCCAGGCCGCCTTGGACGACGACCAGCTCTGCTCGTTGTTCACGACGGCCGCCCGCCTCATGTCGGCCCAGCTCGGGCCGTTCACCGGCCGAGGCCTGGACCGGTGGGTCTACGGCCGGGCGGGCCGCCCCTGCCCCCGGTGCCGCGCCCCGGTCCTGGCCCGCCGCCAAGGCGAGATGGCCCGGGTCGCCTACTGGTGCCCCCGGTGCCAGCCCCTCGCCCCGGCTCCACAAGGTCCGGGGGCCGCGAGGGGCCCGAAGGGTTCGTAACAGCCGCCTTGGCCGCAGGGCCTCGGTGGCCGGACCCGACCGGCCCGGGGAGGCGGCCGAGGACCGCCTCCTATACTGCCCACCCGGAGCCCGGCCACCGCAACGGGGCAGGGGCGGCTCCGCACCGAGCCCGGTTGTGACGACGAGGGAGGTCGGGATGGCTGACACGACGAAGACGCGCAAGGTCGCCGACGCCATGACCACCGACGTCCTCACGGCGTCGCCGTCGGGCACGGTGGCCGAGACCTGCAAAGCCATGCTCACCCGCCCGGGCGGCAAGGTGGGGTCGGCCATCGTGGTCGACGACGACCGGGTCATCGGCATCTTCACCGAGCGCGACGTCGTGCGGGCCTCGGCCGCAGGAGCCGACCTGAGCATCGCCAAGGTGTCCGAGTGGATGACGGCCAGCCCCGACTCGGTCAGCCCGGCCACCGACCTCAACGACGCCTACGTGTCGCTCGTCCAGCACGGCTACCGCCACTTCCCGGTCACCGAGGACGGCAAGCTGGCGGGAGTCATCTCCATGCGGGACATGTTGGGCATGGCCTTCGTCCGCCCGGTGAAGCACCCCAGCCTCATCGAAGCCCCCAAGGGCCTCGAGGGGGTGGTGGTGGCCGAGACCGAGGTGGGCGACGTGCGGGGCCAGGAGGGCTTCTACCACTACCGGCAGTACAACGCCACCGAGCTGGCCCGCAAGCGCACGCTCGAAGACGTGTGGTACCTGCTCTACAACGGGCACCTCCCCACGAAGCTGGAGCGCGGCGACTTCATGGAGGAGATCAAGGAGCTCCGCAAGATCCCCCCCAGCGTCAAGAAGCTGCTGCCCGATATCGCCCGGGCGGGCGAGACCTTCGTGCCCCTCGACGCCCTGCGCACGGCGTGCTCGACGCTGGCCTACGCCCTCGACTTCAAGTCGTGGATGGACATCGACCAGGCCACGTTGCGCCACAACGCCATGCAGACCAGCGCGGTCATGCCCACCCTCATCATGGCCCTCTACCGCCTGCAGAACGGCCTGGAGCCGATCGAGCCCAACCCCTACCTGCCCTACGCGGCCAACTACCTCTACATGCTCACCGGCAAGGTCCCCGAGCCCGAGCACGCCCGCGCCATCGAGCAGTACCTGATCCTCACCACCGACCACGGCTTCAACGCCTCCACGTTCACCGCCCGGGTCATCACCTCGACGGGTGCCGACCTGGGGGCGGCCGTAGTCGGGGCCATCGGGGCCCTGTCGGGCCCGCTCCACGGCGGGGCGCCCAGCCGCGCCCTCGACATGCTCGATGCCATCGGCACCCCCGAGAACGCCGACCCGTGGATCCGCAACGCCATCGAGAAGGGCGAGAAGATCATGGGCTTCGGCCACCGGGTCTACAAGACCGACGACCCTCGCTCCCTGCTGCTGCGGGAGGTGGCCGTACGCCTGGGCGGCGACAAGTCCGAGTTCGCCACCAAGAT
This region includes:
- the hypF gene encoding carbamoyltransferase HypF, with the protein product MTSRRFRVTGTVQGVGFRPFVYRLAIELGLVGEVSNDSLGVLIEASGPPEALDALARRIVAEAPPLALVESLEATDVAGVGTGPGFRIVDSRSGGAPAVAVPADVATCDDCLAEMADPADRRYRYPFVNCTNCGPRYTIIESIPYDRAATTMAPFAMCADCRREYEDPADRRFHAEPVACPACGPHLSYGDLHGDQALAGAAADLVAGRVLAVKGLGGYHLACDATSERAVADLRTRKARDDKPFAVMVPDLEAARALCQLSPAAAQTLASVRRPIVLAPRRPGAAVAAGVAPGLPELGLMLPYTPLHHLLLAQVGRPLVMTSGNLSDEPIAHEDPDARERLGPLVDGALTHDRAIHIRCDDSVVRDVPMGPEGPAGEPEGFVQMVRRSRGYAPEPVRLRQATSRHVLAVGAELKNTVAVAKGDNVVASHHIGDLEHLAAYRSFLQAVGHLCHLTGVTPEVVAHDLHPEYLSTKFATDLDDVALLGVQHHHAHIAACLAEHGRAPGEPVLGVAFDGLGMGTDGTIWGGELLVADLRGFQRVGHLEPVPLVSGNLAVREPWRMATVWADHALGRDEAERFGRAVDDRWRAVLALAEKPDALLTTSAGRLFDAVAALLGLHPRVTYEAQAAIALEALATTVPVAEAPAGWPVEVHDGDLVRIDPSPLLARVVAERDRGTALPLIAAGFHRALGEAVVAACTRLSRAHGLGTVALSGGVFQNARLTAVVAGGLTEAGLTPLVHRRLPPNDGGVSVGQAAIAAAST
- a CDS encoding GlsB/YeaQ/YmgE family stress response membrane protein encodes the protein MNESLVLYLLGLALFGLIVGAIARLLVPGPSPMGLLGTMAAGVAGAFLGGFVGKLLWGEGYTPGWIMSVLGAMVVVWALTRRRVYG
- the hypE gene encoding hydrogenase expression/formation protein HypE, giving the protein MADGGDGSGDADGTGHDRVAPEDGVAPEDGVAPEDIVLERIEAFRRRRPKLRDDFINSAHGAGGKASAALIDAVFLEAFRNPTLETMADGAVLTLPSGERLAFSTDSYVVKPARFPGGSIGHLAVHGTVNDLSMMGARPQWLSAGFILEDGFSIEELRDIVADMREAAVAAGVEIVTGDTKVVNKGAGDGVYINTAGVGLIPEGVRLDPSLVQPGDKVLVSGKIGDHGVAVLIARGDLALEADIPSDTAPLNGLVETLLAAAPNTRFLRDPTRGGVATVCNELARAAEVSVVLQESAIPVRNIVNGACEILGIDPLYVANEGRLVAVVPPGEADAALAAMRAHPVGADAAVIGEIRDDPPGIVILNTHFGGNRIVDMLVGDPLPRIC
- a CDS encoding YceI family protein encodes the protein MAKFTWTSESVVELNADSSVHPIHGEIRNLRGEANVDVVDGKLAPGPGASAWIEADVDQLGTGKKLEDMALRKQIDAKKYPNVRYELRSVEGGPDSFKVAGAFTFHGVSQDFVEEVQASLNGGRLQVEAEHTFDIRDFGVQPFKVPVINLQIKPEVKLVVRLVGTESAGGGGWG
- a CDS encoding Uma2 family endonuclease, encoding MVMVPPDLLEERRRTGADRWDEMWDGVLHMVPAPSGPHQRFTTRLAAVLGPAAEGRGLTFSHGTELYRPGVGRPDHRIPDLAAYRREHATERGIEGRAELVVEVRSPGDETYDKFGFYAEMGVDEVLVVDPATCVAEMFVLEGASLVTGPLRCEVLGLTFASAATPAGPVLRVTGADGAVTEVHGRP
- a CDS encoding J domain-containing protein, with amino-acid sequence MKPWEVLGVPQRATRAEITTAYRTLAYIFHPDRFVDAPDPVKDEAQRRMAQLNKAYDLAKRGRKDEVTYNIVADERAAAERMARARAQPAWQDVVRERARAEAKAKQEREARERAMVNGQARSRPKPKVRNGPSIMAGAGEAVHTGKIFCRSCKSIQWLPAEWREALTTTDFYCSVCDKIILSR